In Sphingopyxis sp. 113P3, one DNA window encodes the following:
- a CDS encoding DUF1330 domain-containing protein yields MTDHHVDPERAQFDAFKALPRDTVIHMLNLVRFRKKAAYPAGHPLADQDLTGAEAYRHYGAESGAIFQRVGGRIVWRGTMEAMVIGPDGESWDAVFIAEYPSSGAFMEMVTDPVYREAVVHRQAAVETSRLIRCSPKASRSETVFG; encoded by the coding sequence ATGACCGACCATCATGTCGACCCTGAACGCGCGCAGTTCGACGCCTTCAAGGCGCTGCCGCGCGACACGGTGATCCACATGCTCAATCTCGTCCGGTTTCGCAAGAAGGCCGCCTATCCCGCCGGCCATCCGCTCGCGGACCAAGATCTCACGGGCGCCGAGGCCTATCGCCATTATGGCGCCGAGAGCGGCGCAATCTTCCAGCGCGTCGGGGGCCGGATTGTCTGGCGCGGTACGATGGAGGCGATGGTGATCGGTCCCGACGGCGAAAGCTGGGACGCGGTCTTTATCGCTGAATATCCGAGCAGCGGCGCCTTCATGGAAATGGTCACCGACCCGGTTTACCGGGAAGCGGTCGTCCACCGCCAGGCCGCGGTCGAAACCTCGCGCCTCATCCGCTGCAGCCCGAAGGCGTCTCGCTCCGAGACAGTTTTCGGCTAA